One Halichondria panicea chromosome 3, odHalPani1.1, whole genome shotgun sequence genomic region harbors:
- the LOC135334206 gene encoding G-protein coupled receptor 157-like, translating to MGTIELQSLLFTNINSLSENDFTQCPADVYDCNNTGATHNSSLCDSTLTTDPNCVSYHIGYGPSYTAIISSAFSCLGSILIVLAYIFFKDIRGGMAQRIITALAIADFISAAGYIAGSINYIVHFNDRATSDCNAFHTICRVQAFITTWSSISSFAWTAILAVYFYLVLVYQKQQPFSTKCRQIFLHLFSWATPGLIVIPFTWLMFLGYAPFAASNWCFVTDFSLYDNVSDDSNSTMILYNTLKVLAAGKLWEIVTYILVIIMYSHVIVILERMRRNHNGAMARPERAKAERKMIYIPAIFLLLRIWGTAEFFLNIGIQLSSYPMKDGCILKSFHTANIVLGYLQAIGDPGQGWGNALLYIFMSDNIRERMLCSPFRKCARKVARGLLDYTQLSNTEEEEALRNGPRNVPEQEVPSVPGRGRPVQRYSSHTCSTISITAAEISHAGPLDEEAKPGPSPVPWGQQLPSETTTTTTTMALAIQT from the exons ATGGGGACAATCGAGCTGCAGTCATTGCTCTTCACAAACATCAACAGCTTATCTGAAAATGATTTCACTCAATGCCCTGCTGATGTATATGACTGCAATAACACTGGTGCTACACATAACAGCAGTCTATGTGACTCTACTTTGACCACGGATCCTAACTGTGTCAGCTACCACATTGGATATGGACCAAGCTATACTGCCATCATATCCAGCGCATTCTCTTGCCTAGGATCAATTCTGATAGTACTGGCATATATATTTTTCAAGGATATCCGTGGAGGAATGGCACAGAGAATAATCACCGCCCTAGCCATTGCTGACTTTATCAGTGCCGCAGGTTACATCGCTGGCTCCATTAACTACATTGTTCACTTCAACGATAGAGCCACAAGCGACTGCAATGCTTTCCACACAATATGCCGTGTTCAAGCCTTCATAACAACATGGTCTTCAATATCTTCGTTTGCCTGGACTGCAATACTGGCCGTGTATTTCTACCTCGTCCTAGTCTATCAAAAGCAGCAACCTTTCAGCACTAAATGTCGACAAATATTTTTGCATCTGTTCTCTTGGGCTACCCCTGGACTGATTGTTATTCCTTTCACTTGGTTGATGTTTCTAGGATATGCTCCATTTGCTGCATCTAACTGGTGTTTCGTGACTGATTTCTCTCTGTATGATAACGTCAGTGATGATTCAAACAGTACTATGATTTTGTACAACACTCTGAAAGTTTTGGCTGCTGGAAAATTGTGGGAGATTGTCACGTATATTCTTGTGATCATCATGTACTCACACGTCATTGTCATTTTGGAGAGG ATGAGGCGCAATCACAACGGTGCTATGGCTAGACCTGAAAGGGCCAAGGCTGAACGCAAGATGATTTACATTCCTGCCATCTTTCTGCTTCTGAGGATATGGGGAACGGCTGAATTCTTTCTCAACATTGGTATACAGTTATCATCTTACCCCATGAAAGATGGATGCATTCTGAAGAGTTTCCATACTGCCAATATTGTACTGGGGTACCTCCAG gcgATTGGTGACCCAGGACAAGGCTGGGGTAATGCACTGCTCTACATCTTCATGTCTGACAATATCCGCGAGAGAATGTTGTGCTCTCCCTTCAGGAAATGTGCTCGGAAGGTTGCTAGGGGACTTCTTGACTACACACAGCTCAGCAATACAGAGGAAGAAGAAGCTCTAAGAAATGGACCAAGGAATGTACCTGAGCAAGAGGTGCCCTCTGTACCTGGAAGAGGCCGCCCTGTCCAACGATATTCCTCGCACACGTGCAGCACGATATCTATAACAGCTGCTGAAATCAGTCATGCAGGACCTCTTGATGAAGAGGCCAAACCAGGCCCCTCCCCCGTACCGTGGGGACAACAGTTGCCTAGCGAgacaaccaccaccaccactaccaTGGCACTCGCTATACAAACttga